The following nucleotide sequence is from Terriglobales bacterium.
ATCTCAATCGTGCTTCCGGTAAGCTCCTGCCAGATCTTCAGCCTCTCAGAGAGCGGACGGATCGGTGTGAGAGATTGCGCTCCGAGTTCGTGGTCCCATTGGCGGCGGAGGAAGTTGTCAACGATAGCGACGGAGTGCCCCTTGCTCGAAAGATATAGAGCCGTAGCCCAACCGCAATAGCCGTCGCCCCCAAGAACTGCAATCCTCATATCCTCTCCTCCCTTTCTAACCTTTTCGCCCAGGTAACAGCATTTCGGCTCGTGACTCTAGCATGCCAAACAAGCTGTTGACCTGCGCTCGCGCCGAAATTGCCCTTTTTGCCACCAGCCACCGGAATGCCCCATTTTCGGCCCGCGAAGCCCCGCTCGCATGTCGCGGTCAGTCGCGTTGTCAGGGGAATTAGGCCGAACGGCAATCAAGCGTCGAGCAGAATCAAATTTTACCCTCTCGACCTGCCACAATGCAATCCACTTAAGCATGCAACTCGCTCTTAAGCCCTCAATCGCATCCCTGCCTCATGTTCCGCCTTGCACCTGCCGATACCTCACCTGAAGGATTGGTGTTCACAAAAGCGTGCGAGGCCCCTATGCAAGAAAGCGACAGGCGTTTCAGACAGCGTTTCGACATGAGAGTCAAAGTGAAAATCCGCAATCTCGACTCCCCCGATCTCACTGAGCAGCAGGTGGAATCATCCAACATTTCCGCTCGGGGCGTCTATTTCTCGACAGACCTGCCGCTCGACATCGGCGCCAGGGTTGAGATGTTCCTCACCATGCCGGTGGAAATTGCGGGAAAAGACTCGCGGCTTTGGCGCTGCACGGGGCGCGTCGTTCGCCTGCAACCGCGCAGTCCATCCCAAGCGAAAGCTGGCAACGGAGTGGAGATTCACTATTACGAAGTGCTGGATAAAGCGCGAGCGGCAGCCGCGAATCCCCGGCCCGCACGTCT
It contains:
- a CDS encoding PilZ domain-containing protein, translated to MQESDRRFRQRFDMRVKVKIRNLDSPDLTEQQVESSNISARGVYFSTDLPLDIGARVEMFLTMPVEIAGKDSRLWRCTGRVVRLQPRSPSQAKAGNGVEIHYYEVLDKARAAAANPRPARLPLP